In one window of Nocardioides panacisoli DNA:
- a CDS encoding pilus assembly protein TadG-related protein produces MSRSSSDRGQASVIIVGFAFVILMLVVVVVDASAAYLKRQSLDSLADGAALRGADLAAQGEEVYSGGLDEGDLALSRAEAHAAVRTYLREVGARRDHPGLTYTVSVSADRIVVRVTAPADLPLQLPGGAIDTTVTSTGSAVVRPEVD; encoded by the coding sequence ATGAGTCGGTCGTCCTCCGACCGCGGCCAGGCCAGCGTGATCATCGTCGGGTTCGCGTTCGTGATCCTCATGCTGGTGGTGGTCGTGGTCGACGCGAGTGCTGCCTATCTCAAGCGGCAGAGCCTGGACTCCCTCGCCGACGGTGCGGCGCTGCGCGGCGCCGACCTGGCTGCGCAGGGGGAGGAGGTCTACTCCGGCGGCCTGGACGAGGGCGACCTCGCCCTCAGTCGCGCCGAGGCGCACGCGGCCGTCCGGACCTACCTGCGTGAGGTCGGCGCACGCCGCGACCACCCCGGCCTGACCTACACCGTCTCGGTCAGCGCGGACCGCATCGTCGTCCGTGTCACCGCCCCCGCGGACCTGCCGTTGCAGCTGCCCGGGGGCGCGATCGACACCACGGTCACCTCCACCGGATCGGCCGTCGTACGCCCCGAGGTCGACTGA
- the prfB gene encoding peptide chain release factor 2: MAATDFDSAISELSATIRTVEQVLDPAAMQREIDDLGEQAAAPDLWDDQANATRVTGRLSMLQGQLDRFNALKERVDDLSVLVELAAEENDADARAEADSELAKLRKAVDTLEVRTLLNGEYDEREALVTIRSGAGGVDAADFAEMLMRMYVRWSDQNGYKVEVFDTSYAEEAGLKSATFAVHAPYAYGTLSVEAGTHRLVRISPFDNQGRRQTSFAAVEVVPLLEQTDDVEIADEDLKVDVYRSSGPGGQSVNTTDSAVRLTHIPTGTVVSCQNEKSQIQNKASAMVILKAKLLAMKRAEEEAHLKELKGDVAASWGDQMRNYVLHPYQVVKDLRTGHEVGNTQAVFDGGIDDFLEAGIRWRRGADAEQN; this comes from the coding sequence GTGGCAGCCACCGACTTCGACTCCGCAATCAGCGAGCTCTCCGCGACCATCCGCACGGTCGAGCAGGTGCTCGACCCGGCCGCGATGCAGCGCGAGATCGACGACCTCGGCGAGCAGGCGGCCGCCCCCGACCTGTGGGACGACCAGGCCAACGCCACGCGCGTCACAGGTCGGCTCTCGATGCTGCAGGGCCAGCTCGACCGGTTCAACGCCCTCAAGGAGCGGGTCGACGACCTGAGCGTGCTCGTCGAGCTCGCCGCCGAGGAGAACGACGCCGACGCCCGCGCCGAGGCCGACTCCGAGCTCGCCAAGCTCCGCAAGGCCGTGGACACCCTCGAGGTCCGCACCCTCCTCAACGGCGAGTACGACGAGCGCGAGGCCCTGGTGACCATCCGCTCCGGCGCCGGCGGCGTCGACGCCGCCGACTTCGCCGAGATGCTGATGCGGATGTATGTCCGCTGGTCCGACCAGAACGGCTACAAGGTCGAGGTCTTCGACACCTCCTACGCCGAGGAGGCCGGCCTGAAGTCGGCCACCTTCGCCGTCCATGCGCCGTACGCCTACGGCACGCTCTCGGTCGAGGCCGGCACCCACCGGCTGGTGCGCATCAGCCCGTTCGACAACCAGGGCCGCCGCCAGACCAGCTTCGCCGCCGTCGAGGTCGTCCCCCTGCTGGAGCAGACCGACGACGTCGAGATCGCCGACGAGGACCTCAAGGTCGACGTCTACCGCTCCTCGGGCCCCGGCGGCCAGAGCGTCAACACCACCGACTCCGCGGTCCGGCTGACCCACATCCCCACCGGCACGGTCGTCAGCTGCCAGAACGAGAAGAGCCAGATCCAGAACAAGGCCAGCGCCATGGTCATCCTCAAGGCCAAGCTGCTCGCGATGAAGCGGGCCGAGGAGGAGGCGCACCTCAAGGAGCTCAAGGGCGACGTCGCCGCCAGCTGGGGCGACCAGATGCGCAACTACGTGCTGCACCCCTACCAGGTGGTCAAGGACCTGCGCACCGGCCACGAGGTCGGCAACACCCAGGCCGTGTTCGACGGCGGCATCGACGACTTCCTCGAGGCCGGCATCCGCTGGCGCCGCGGCGCCGACGCCGAGCAGAACTGA
- the ftsE gene encoding cell division ATP-binding protein FtsE, which yields MIRFEKVTKLYPGGDHPALDRVTVDIDKGEFVYLVGQSGSGKSTALAMVLREVRPSEGRIYVAGKEINRMAGWKVPRLRRQIGTVFQDYRLLANKTVSENVAFAQQVIGKSKREIKHAVPETLELVGLGDKGGRMPDELSGGEQQRVAIARAFVNGPMILIADEPTGNLDPSTSQEIMHLLEEINGRGTTIVMATHDNALVDRNRKRVVELVHGRVQRDDAAGGYAV from the coding sequence GTGATCCGCTTCGAGAAAGTCACCAAGCTCTACCCCGGCGGTGACCATCCCGCCCTGGACCGGGTGACGGTGGACATCGACAAGGGGGAGTTCGTCTACCTCGTCGGCCAGTCCGGCTCGGGCAAGTCGACCGCCCTGGCGATGGTGCTGCGCGAGGTGCGCCCCAGCGAGGGCCGCATCTACGTCGCCGGCAAGGAGATCAACCGCATGGCCGGGTGGAAGGTGCCGCGGCTGCGGCGCCAGATCGGCACCGTGTTCCAGGACTACCGGCTGCTGGCCAACAAGACCGTCTCCGAGAACGTCGCCTTCGCCCAGCAGGTCATCGGCAAGTCCAAGCGCGAGATCAAGCACGCCGTCCCCGAGACGCTCGAGCTGGTGGGTCTGGGCGACAAGGGCGGCCGGATGCCCGATGAGCTGTCCGGTGGTGAGCAGCAGCGCGTCGCGATCGCGCGCGCCTTCGTCAACGGCCCGATGATCCTCATCGCCGACGAGCCCACCGGCAACCTGGACCCGAGCACCTCGCAGGAGATCATGCACCTGCTGGAGGAGATCAACGGTCGCGGCACGACGATCGTGATGGCGACCCACGACAACGCCCTGGTGGACCGCAACCGCAAGCGCGTCGTGGAGCTGGTCCACGGCCGCGTGCAGCGCGACGACGCCGCCGGCGGGTACGCCGTCTGA
- the ftsX gene encoding permease-like cell division protein FtsX, which translates to MQLRYVFSELRQGLRRNLSMNVAVVLTLFVSLALAGGGLLLQRQADRTAEVLGDQLQIMVNLCTVDDPSGNANCAGGEVTDPQRTEVERALEESSEVATYEFQTKAEGFAKAKESYPPEVFEGEDPVISEEDWPAAYWVTLEDPSEADGVTSAVRGLDGVSGVQDPRDELRKIFGIIDSLEIGSWAGAGVLLVAALLLVANTIRLAAIARRREIEIMRLVGASTLYIALPFLLEALVAAVVGAGLAALALAAFLKLAIMDGLAEALGFLPWVGWDDYVQVLIGTWPPGIALIAPALTLIPTLLLARKYTRV; encoded by the coding sequence ATGCAGTTGCGTTACGTCTTCAGTGAGTTGCGCCAGGGCCTGCGCCGCAACCTGTCCATGAACGTCGCCGTCGTGCTGACGCTGTTCGTGTCCCTCGCCCTCGCGGGCGGCGGACTGCTGCTGCAGCGGCAGGCGGACCGCACCGCGGAGGTGCTGGGCGACCAGCTCCAGATCATGGTCAACCTGTGCACCGTCGACGACCCCTCGGGCAACGCGAACTGCGCCGGGGGAGAGGTCACCGACCCCCAGCGCACCGAGGTCGAGCGGGCACTGGAGGAGTCCTCCGAGGTCGCGACGTATGAGTTCCAGACCAAGGCGGAGGGCTTCGCCAAGGCCAAGGAGAGCTATCCCCCCGAGGTCTTCGAGGGCGAGGACCCGGTGATCAGCGAGGAGGACTGGCCCGCGGCGTACTGGGTCACCCTCGAGGACCCGTCGGAGGCCGACGGCGTCACCAGTGCCGTCCGCGGCCTGGACGGGGTCAGCGGCGTGCAGGACCCACGCGACGAGCTGCGCAAGATCTTCGGGATCATCGACTCCCTCGAGATCGGCTCCTGGGCCGGCGCCGGCGTCCTGCTGGTCGCCGCGCTGCTGCTGGTGGCCAACACCATCCGTCTCGCCGCGATCGCGCGGCGCCGCGAGATCGAGATCATGCGCCTGGTCGGCGCCTCGACGCTCTACATCGCGCTGCCCTTCCTGCTGGAGGCGCTCGTCGCCGCGGTGGTGGGGGCGGGACTGGCCGCGCTCGCGCTCGCAGCCTTCCTCAAGCTGGCAATCATGGACGGCCTCGCCGAAGCCCTCGGGTTCCTGCCCTGGGTGGGGTGGGACGACTACGTCCAGGTGCTCATCGGCACCTGGCCGCCCGGCATCGCCCTGATCGCGCCCGCGCTGACCCTGATCCCGACACTCCTGTTGGCGAGGAAATACACCAGAGTGTGA